One window from the genome of Musa acuminata AAA Group cultivar baxijiao chromosome BXJ1-4, Cavendish_Baxijiao_AAA, whole genome shotgun sequence encodes:
- the LOC135672076 gene encoding UDP-glycosyltransferase 83A1-like: MGVLPHALVLPYPAQGHVIPLMELSHCLVDRGFRITFVNTQFNHDRVVAALQIDSTMEQINLVSVPDGLDQEEDRNDLGRLTEGLMKTMPLCLEELIRKSSEAGDRITCMIVDESMAWALEIAKKMGLRPAAFWPASAQLLATLLRIPELTSKGVIDAEGAATRQEMFQLGPGMPPMNTAHFVWNCIGDRRTQRTLFNYILDNNRAIEIAEFVICNSFKEIEEPVFASAPRILPVGPLLTGMRPGRPAGHFWPEDTTCMSWLDEQPPSSVIYVSFGSFTIFDRRQFQELALGLEATGRPFLWVVRADLTAASDDAYPPGFETRVAGRGRMVAWSPQHRVLAHPSVGCFLSHCGWNSTMEGISNGVLFLCWPYFADQFLNESFICDVWKVGLRLMADENGIVKQERIKSKVEELLRDEEMRSKALLMKDIAHINISRGGSSSQNLQAFVDAMKTSTKESPESLRI, encoded by the exons ATGGGGGTATTGCCACATGCACTGGTACTGCCATACCCAGCACAAGGCCATGTTATCCCCCTCATGGAACTCTCGCATTGCTTGGTGGATCGTGGCTTCAGAATCACCTTTGTCAACACACAGTTCAATCATGATCGCGTTGTCGCCGCCTTACAGATTGATAGCACAATGGAGCAGATCAATCTGGTTTCCGTCCCCGATGGGTTGGACCAGGAAGAAGATCGAAATGATCTCGGGAGGCTAACCGAAGGTCTCATGAAGACTATGCCGCTGTGTTTGGAGGAATTGATACGGAAGAGCAGTGAAGCAGGAGACCGGATCACATGCATGATAGTCGACGAGAGCATGGCATGGGCGCTTGAGATTGCGAAGAAGATGGGTCTTCGGCCGGCTGCGTTCTGGCCGGCGTCAGCCCAGCTGCTGGCCACACTGCTCAGAATTCCGGAGTTGACCTCCAAAGGTGTCATCGATGCAGAGG GAGCAGCAACAAGGCAAGAGATGTTCCAGCTCGGTCCCGGCATGCCGCCCATGAACACAGCTCACTTCGTCTGGAACTGTATCGGCGATCGTAGAACCCAACGAACACTGTTCAACTACATACTCGACAACAATCGAGCAATCGAGATTGCAGAGTTCGTCATCTGCAACTCTTTCAAAGAGATTGAAGAACCAGTGTTCGCCAGTGCTCCAAGAATTCTCCCCGTAGGGCCATTGCTCACCGGCATGCGACCAGGGAGACCTGCAGGGCATTTCTGGCCCGAGGATACCACCTGCATGTCCTGGCTCGATGAGCAGCCGCCCAGTTCGGTCATCTACGTTTCCTTCGGAAGCTTCACCATCTTCGACCGCCGCCAGTTCCAAGAGCTCGCGCTGGGGCTCGAGGCGACCGGCCGCCCGTTCCTGTGGGTGGTCAGGGCTGACCTCACCGCCGCATCCGATGATGCCTACCCACCTGGCTTCGAAACCCGTGTCGCGGGAAGGGGGAGGATGGTAGCCTGGTCACCTCAACACAGAGTGTTGGCTCACCCATCCGTAGGATGCTTCCTGTCCCACTGCGGCTGGAACTCGACCATGGAGGGTATCAGCAATGGAGTTCTTTTCCTGTGCTGGCCATATTTCGCAGACCAGTTCCTCAACGAAAGCTTCATATGTGATGTGTGGAAGGTGGGTCTGAGGTTGATGGCTGATGAGAATGGGATAGTGAAACAGGAACGCatcaaatcgaaggtggaggagctgCTGAGGGACGAGGAAATGAGATCAAAGGCATTACTTATGAAGGACATAGCCCACATAAA